A region from the Papaver somniferum cultivar HN1 unplaced genomic scaffold, ASM357369v1 unplaced-scaffold_22, whole genome shotgun sequence genome encodes:
- the LOC113340607 gene encoding antimicrobial peptide 1-like yields the protein MASSTKNSLSLLFMAFVLMAIASELANASSFTVYRLSGCSGQSQTYRCGCNNLLYMGGYRFTYTGQTARMYNTGNCLGASVTTFSGSGSRCAGVGWRSVNLQC from the coding sequence ATGGCATCTAGTACTAAGAACTCACTCTCCTTGCTATTCATGGCTTTCGTCCTTATGGCTATAGCAAGTGAATTGGCAAATGCAAGTTCGTTCACAGTATATCGTTTATCAGGTTGCAGCGGCCAATCTCAAACGTACCGTTGTGGATGCAACAACCTTTTATATATGGGTGGTTATCGATTTACTTACACTGGTCAAACTGCTAGAATGTACAACACAGGAAATTGTCTAGGTGCGAGCGTTACTACTTTCAGCGGCAGCGGTAGTCGGTGCGCTGGAGTTGGATGGAGGAGTGTTAACCTCCAGTGTTAA